From the genome of Campylobacter concisus, one region includes:
- a CDS encoding ABC transporter ATP-binding protein — protein MNNFGLKDVLKRFGPYFKDYIPHFILAFIGMGLASGGTAVSAYLVEPVLNKIFVEKNETLLYLLPCAIIAIYVLKNIGTFMQAYFTAYIGQDTIRRFREKMVENLLNLDMKFFNDFRTGELISRTTNDIERIRSIVSSFIPELIRELVTIIGLLCVVIYQSPKLAFFALVVMPVAIYPISRLAKKMKKISKQSQEKTSDITSALSEIFTNIEIIKANNAQKYEHSRFIDENNKFFKLNLKTVKIEQLVSPLMETIGSIGVAAVIIVGGKDVIDGNINMGAFFSFLTALFMLYTPLKRIVNIYNKMQDAIAASERTFFLMDKVSDIKDGEKELNEEIRLIKFNNVCLNYGDKEVLKGINLEARESEFIALVGSSGGGKTSLMNLLIRFYDVNSGEILINETNLKDIKIHSLRQNIGLVTQRVYIFNDTIAKNVAYGREFNEDAVINALKMANAYEFVSKLDDGIHSILNEFGTNLSGGQRQRIAIARALYQNPQILIFDEATSALDNESEKEITKAINNLRNEKIIFVIAHRLSTVESADKIAVLSGGKVVDIGSDEELSKRNEIYAKLKGKALV, from the coding sequence ATGAATAACTTTGGCTTAAAAGATGTGCTAAAACGCTTTGGTCCTTATTTTAAAGACTACATTCCACACTTCATTCTAGCCTTCATCGGCATGGGGCTTGCAAGTGGCGGAACAGCAGTCAGTGCGTATCTAGTAGAGCCAGTACTTAATAAAATTTTCGTTGAAAAAAATGAAACACTGCTTTATTTGTTACCATGTGCGATTATTGCCATTTATGTGTTAAAAAATATAGGTACATTTATGCAGGCTTATTTTACGGCATATATCGGCCAAGATACGATTAGAAGATTTCGTGAAAAGATGGTCGAAAATTTACTAAATTTGGACATGAAATTTTTTAATGATTTTAGAACAGGCGAGCTAATAAGCAGAACCACGAACGACATAGAGCGCATAAGATCTATTGTTTCAAGTTTCATACCTGAGCTTATTAGAGAGCTTGTAACTATCATAGGCCTGCTTTGTGTAGTCATATATCAAAGCCCTAAATTGGCGTTTTTTGCACTTGTGGTCATGCCAGTAGCCATTTATCCGATCTCGCGCCTTGCAAAGAAGATGAAAAAAATTTCGAAGCAGTCGCAAGAAAAGACATCCGATATCACTTCAGCCTTGAGTGAAATTTTTACAAATATCGAGATAATTAAAGCAAATAACGCTCAAAAATACGAGCACTCACGTTTTATTGATGAAAATAATAAATTTTTTAAACTAAATCTTAAAACTGTAAAAATTGAGCAATTAGTAAGTCCACTTATGGAGACGATAGGCTCTATTGGTGTTGCAGCCGTTATTATCGTAGGAGGCAAGGACGTTATCGACGGAAATATAAATATGGGTGCTTTCTTTTCATTTTTAACTGCACTTTTTATGCTCTACACTCCACTAAAACGCATCGTAAATATATACAACAAAATGCAAGACGCGATCGCCGCAAGCGAGAGAACATTTTTCTTGATGGATAAAGTAAGCGATATAAAAGATGGTGAGAAAGAACTAAACGAAGAGATAAGACTTATCAAATTTAACAATGTCTGCCTAAACTACGGTGACAAAGAGGTTTTAAAAGGTATAAATTTAGAGGCTCGTGAGTCAGAATTTATAGCTCTTGTTGGCTCAAGTGGTGGCGGAAAAACCTCGCTCATGAATCTGCTTATTAGATTTTACGACGTAAATAGCGGAGAAATTTTAATAAATGAGACAAATTTAAAAGATATCAAAATCCACTCACTTCGCCAAAATATCGGCCTTGTAACGCAGCGTGTCTATATTTTTAACGATACAATCGCTAAAAACGTGGCTTACGGCAGAGAATTTAACGAAGATGCCGTGATAAATGCACTAAAAATGGCAAATGCTTATGAGTTTGTAAGCAAACTAGATGATGGTATCCACTCTATCTTAAATGAATTTGGCACAAACCTTTCAGGCGGTCAAAGACAACGCATCGCAATAGCAAGAGCACTTTATCAAAACCCACAAATTCTTATCTTTGACGAAGCTACTTCAGCGCTTGATAACGAGAGTGAAAAAGAGATCACAAAGGCTATAAACAACCTAAGAAACGAAAAGATCATCTTTGTCATCGCTCACCGTCTAAGCACGGTTGAGAGTGCTGATAAGATCGCGGTTTTAAGTGGTGGAAAGGTCGTTGATATCGGAAGTGATGAAGAGCTTAGCAAGAGAAATGAAATTTATGCAAAACTTAAAGGCAAAGCCTTAGTTTAA
- a CDS encoding quinone-dependent dihydroorotate dehydrogenase: MSLNYDTLKSIFFKFDPETAHKIAELAMIGANKIFPGSLSFVANKCVVDDNALKQNLFSSTYHNPVGIAGGFDKNATMFEALTALGFGYLEFGTFTPKPQPGNDKPRLFRLVDEESIQNAMGFNNDGCETIKNRVKKLYPYTLPIWANIGKNKVTPNEDAIKDYEILVKEFSEICDTFVINVSSPNTPNLRALQDESFIKELFSVILPLTKKPIIFKIAPDMSHEDAIKLCSCAVENGASGVLVSNTSIDYSLSHSSNLKDFGGLSGKVIAQKSKDIFKAVADELYGKTTLIACGGIDSGAEAYERIKMGANLVQIFTSFVFKGPMIARDINLEILELLKRDGFASISEAVGIDVKK; this comes from the coding sequence ATGAGCTTAAACTACGATACTTTAAAATCTATATTTTTTAAATTTGATCCTGAAACTGCCCATAAAATAGCAGAACTTGCAATGATCGGAGCAAATAAAATTTTTCCAGGATCATTAAGCTTTGTAGCAAATAAGTGCGTGGTCGATGACAATGCGCTAAAACAAAATTTATTCTCAAGCACTTATCACAACCCAGTTGGTATAGCTGGGGGCTTTGATAAAAACGCCACAATGTTTGAAGCGCTCACAGCTCTTGGATTTGGGTATTTAGAATTTGGTACATTTACTCCAAAACCTCAACCTGGCAACGACAAACCAAGACTTTTTAGGCTCGTAGACGAAGAGAGCATCCAAAATGCGATGGGCTTTAACAACGACGGCTGTGAGACTATTAAAAATAGAGTCAAAAAACTTTATCCTTATACTTTGCCAATCTGGGCAAACATCGGTAAAAACAAGGTTACACCAAACGAAGACGCAATAAAAGACTATGAAATTTTAGTAAAGGAATTTAGTGAAATTTGCGACACATTTGTCATAAACGTCTCATCGCCAAATACACCAAATTTAAGAGCTTTGCAAGATGAGAGCTTCATAAAAGAGCTTTTTAGTGTCATTTTACCACTTACTAAAAAGCCAATCATCTTTAAAATCGCTCCTGATATGAGCCACGAAGATGCGATCAAGCTTTGTAGCTGCGCGGTAGAAAACGGCGCTAGTGGCGTGCTTGTCTCAAATACAAGCATTGATTACTCGCTCTCTCACTCGTCAAATTTAAAGGATTTTGGCGGACTAAGCGGCAAGGTTATCGCTCAAAAGTCAAAAGATATCTTTAAAGCCGTGGCAGACGAGCTTTACGGCAAGACGACGCTTATCGCATGTGGTGGCATAGATAGCGGTGCAGAGGCATATGAGCGCATAAAAATGGGAGCAAATTTAGTGCAAATTTTTACAAGCTTTGTCTTTAAAGGGCCAATGATCGCAAGAGATATAAATTTAGAAATTTTAGAACTTTTAAAAAGAGATGGCTTTGCCTCTATTAGCGAAGCGGTCGGCATAGATGTTAAAAAATAA